A stretch of the Arachis stenosperma cultivar V10309 chromosome 6, arast.V10309.gnm1.PFL2, whole genome shotgun sequence genome encodes the following:
- the LOC130936391 gene encoding ras-related protein RABA3 — protein sequence MNQEMNGIEGERARENNDNNNVNVPERIDYVFKVVVIGDSAVGKTQILSRFAKNEFCFDSKSTIGVEFQTRTVTIGGKLIKAQIWDTAGQERYRAVTSAYYRGALGAMVVYDITKRQTFDHVARWIEELRAHADTSIVIMLIGNKGDLVEKRAVRTEDAVEFAEEQGLFFSETSALSGENVESAFFKLLQHIHFVVSKKSLQSANNAINNAVTLKGSKIDVISGNDLESEITEIKKVSSCSC from the exons ATGAACCAGGAAATGAATGGGATTGAGGGTGAGAGAGCAAGGGAGAATAATGATAACAATAATGTGAATGTGCCGGAGAGAATAGATTATGTGTTCAAGGTGGTTGTGATTGGAGACTCAGCAGTGGGGAAGACTCAAATACTGTCTAGGTTTGCAAAGAATGAGTTCTGCTTTGACTCAAAGTCCACCATCGGCGTTGAGTTCCAGACCAGGACTGTCACCATTGGTGGCAAACTCATCAAGGCACAGATCTGGGACACTGCTGGCCAAGAAAG GTACAGGGCAGTGACAAGTGCGTACTACAGAGGAGCATTAGGAGCAATGGTGGTGTACGACATAACAAAGAGGCAGACATTTGATCACGTGGCGAGGTGGATAGAGGAGCTGAGGGCGCATGCAGACACTTCCATAGTCATAATGCTAATTGGGAATAAGGGTGACCTTGTGGAGAAGAGAGCAGTGCGGACGGAGGATGCGGTGGAGTTTGCGGAGGAACAGGGGCTCTTCTTCTCCGAGACTTCAGCTCTCAGCGGTGAGAATGTGGAGAGTGCGTTCTTCAAGTTGCTTCAACACATCCATTTCGTTGTCTCTAAGAAGTCCTTGCAATCTGCCAACAATGCCATTAATAATGCTGTCACTCTTAAGGGATCAAAGATTGATGTAATCTCTGGTAATGACTTAGAGTCAGAGATTACTGAGATTAAGAAAGTCTCTTCATGCTCTTGTTGA